One Vigna unguiculata cultivar IT97K-499-35 chromosome 7, ASM411807v1, whole genome shotgun sequence genomic region harbors:
- the LOC114190845 gene encoding phosphatidate phosphatase PAH1-like — MNVVGKVGSLISQGVYSVATPFHPFGGAVDVIVVQQQDGTFRSTPWYVRFGKFQGVLKGAEKYVKINVNGVEANFHMCLDNSGEAYFLKEVDDDKVIDSIEVVQDSIDKKNGFLGNVHRLDHSISDSGVLKLKDECDSSVVRASQIQRSESDIDRRFYEFPDDRSSLEDSVELSEYDSNYGSLEGDNFAESQGAHPEMVLVSVDGHILMAPISETETQENVQLKTPQFHLGPGEETDLCEGNGEIGENAWATDYISQRDAQTTDVDPRCCNINGDDNTFKLSHEVCQREEVHISQTQESLEIKNPEDRVKTDSEVAASGINRESVFKSCLELHHFGQQAGNAADLQDTGSPLGIQNSADQSNGSCFVVNEDEQGRIVQPRSGDDLSPPGYSISSNGYGYPKSELEIQEVEKNASGEVETDPGYRSIITETEQNNEHVVKSVSNNSVDESQQAPSLKDVRATCEVVEPQTETSNKGDQSHLGLGFEISLCGHELKLGMGSVAAAEVFEAHRISSVDFTSSAPSIIKNPNLVIKFKERYMTWEKASPLVLGMAVYGLDLPVEPKDTVPVEQDQALKSRDNDLGSSSAGRRWRLWPIPFRKVKTFDHTNSNTSNEEVFLDSESGSFANQTTPTSSSQGSPGKQFLRTNVPTNEQIASLNLKDGQNLVTFSFSTRVLGTQQVDAHIYLWKWNARIVISDVDGTITKSDVLGQFMPLVGKDWTQSGVARLFCAIKENGYQLLFLSARAIVQAYLTRNFLFNLKQDGKTLPNGPVVISPDGLFPSLYREVIRRAPHEFKIACLEDIKKLFPSDYNPFYAGFGNRDTDELSYRKIGIPKGKIFIINPKGEVAISHRIGAKSYTSLHTLVNDMFPPTSLVEQEDYNSWNYWKTPLPDLD, encoded by the exons atgaatgtgGTTGGAAAAGTTGGAAGCTTGATATCTCAAGGTGTGTACTCAGTCGCAACCCCTTTTCACCCCTTTGGTGGAGCTGTTGATGTGATTGTTGTTCAGCAACAAGATGGGACATTTCGGAGTACGCCTTGGTATGTTCGATTTGGTAAATTTCAGGGTGTTCTCAAAGGTGCGGAAAAGTATGTTAAGATAAATGTTAATGGTGTTGAGGCCAATTTTCATATGTGTCTTGACAACTCAGGGGAGGCTTATTTCTTGAAGGAGGTGGATGATGATAAAGTGATAGATTCAATTGAGGTTGTTCAAGATTCCATTGACAAAAAGAATGGCTTTTTGGGTAATGTTCATAGACTTGATCATAGCATCTCGGATTCTGGGGTTCTGAAGTTGAAAGATGAGTGTGATTCCTCAGTTGTGCGTGCGTCTCAAATTCAAAGGTCGGAATCTGATATTGATAGGAGATTTTATGAATTCCCAGATGATCGATCTTCTTTAGAAGATTCAGTTGAGTTGTCAGAATACGACTCTAATTACGGGAGCTTAGAGGGAGACAATTTTGCAGAGTCACAGGGTGCACATCCAGAGATGGTCTTGGTGAGTGTTGATGGTCATATATTAATGGCCCCTATCTCAGAAACAGAGACTCAGGAAAATGTGCAATTAAAAACTCCTCAATTTCATCTGGGACCAGGTGAAGAGACTGACTTATGTGAAGGCAATGGAGAGATTGGTGAAAATGCTTGGGCTACTGATTATATTAGTCAGCGTGACGCTCAAACAACTGATGTCGATCCTAGATGTTGTAACATTAATGGTGACGATAATACTTTTAAGCTCTCACACGAAGTTTGTCAAAGAGAGGAGGTACATATTAGTCAGACACAGGAATCCTTAGAGATTAAAAATCCGGAAGATCGGGTGAAAACTGATTCAGAAGTGGCTGCATCTGGTATCAATAGGGAGAGTGTTTTCAAAAGCTGTTTGGAGCTGCACCATTTCGGTCAGCAGGCTGGAAATGCTGCTGATTTACAAGATACAGGTTCTCCATTGGGGATTCAAAATTCAGCAGATCAATCTAATGGAAGTTGTTTTGTAGTTAATGAAGATGAACAAGGGAGGATTGTGCAACCTAGAAGCGGCGATGATTTATCACCTCCTGGTTATTCCATTTCTTCTAATGGCTATGGATATCCAAAATCAGAATTGGAAATTCAAGAGGTTGAGAAAAATGCATCTGGAGAAGTTGAAACTGATCCTGGCTATCGTTCAATTATTACTGAAACAGAACAGAATAATGAACATGTTGTCAAGTCAGTGTCAAATAATTCGGTAGATGAGAGTCAACAAGCCCCTTCACTCAAAGATGTCAGGGCTACATGTGAGGTAGTGGAACCTCAAACAGAAACTTCAAATAAAGGGGACCAAAGCCACTTGGGTTTGG GATTTGAGATTTCACTTTGTGGCCATGAACTTAAGCTGGGCATGGGTTCAGTGGCTGCTGCTGAAGTGTTTGAAGCGCATCGCATATCTTCAGTTGACTTCACAAGTTCTGCTccttcaataattaaaaatccaAATCTTGTTATCAAGTTTAAAGAGAGGTACATGACGTGGGAAAAGGCTTCTCCTCTTGTTCTTGGAATGGCTGTTTATGGTTTAGATTTACCTGTTGAGCCCAAAGATACGGTTCCTGTGGAACAGGATCAAGCATTGAAGTCTAGGGATAATGATCTAGGATCATCTTCAGCTGGGCGCAGATGGAGACTGTGGCCTATTCCTTTCCGAAAGGTCAAAACATTTGACCATACTAATAGCAATACATCAAATGAGGAGGTGTTTCTTGATTCTGAGTCTGGATCTTTTGCAAACCAAACTACTCCAACATCCAGTTCCCAGGGGTCTCCTGGAAAGCAATTTCTAAGAACAAATGTTCCCACTAATGAGCAGATAGCATCCTTAAACCTCAAAGATGGTCAAAATTTGGTAACATTCAGTTTCTCTACAAGGGTTCTCGGTACACAACAG GTTGATGCTCATATCTATTTATGGAAGTGGAATGCAAGAATTGTTATTTCAGACGTTGATGGGACTATTACCAA gTCTGATGTTTTGGGGCAGTTCATGCCTTTAGTTGGCAAAGATTGGACGCAATCTGGAGTAGCCAGGCTTTTCTGTGCCATTAAg GAAAATGGATACCAGCTACTTTTTCTGAGTGCCCGTGCCATTGTCCAGGCATATCTAACTAGAAATTTCTTGTTCAACTTGAAACAG GATGGAAAAACCTTACCAAATGGACCTGTTGTTATCTCACCTGATGGATTATTTCCCTCACTTTACCGAGAAG TGATACGAAGGGCACCACATGAATTCAAGATTGCTTGTTTAGAG GATATCAAAAAGCTTTTCCCTTCTGACTATAACCCATTCTACGCTGGATTTGGAAATAGAGATACAGATGAGCTCAGTTACAGAAAGATTGGCATCCCGAagggaaaaatatttattattaaccCTAAG GGTGAGGTAGCTATTAGTCACCGAATTGGTGCAAAGTCATATACATCATTACACACCCTTGTGAATGACATGTTTCCACCAACTTCTTTGGTCGAGCAG GAGGACTACAACTCATGGAACTATTGGAAAACCCCATTGCCAGATTTAGATTAG